CCGCTGGCGGTCTGCTCTCTGTTGCACTTTCCGTCGGGTCACCCCGCCTGGGCGTTACCCAGCGCGCTACCCTGTGGAGTCCGGACTTTCCTCCGCGGGCCAGGGGCCCGCAGCGATCCTCTCGCCGACTCCACCCGACACCTCCATTGTAAGATGGACGTCCCGCCGGTCCACAGGGGCGCGAGAATCCCGGACCGCCGTCCGACGAGCGATGCCATGACCGAACCGCTGCGCGCAGGCCGTATCGAGCCGGACACGCCGGCGCTGCCCTGGGACGAGCATGCCGAGCGAGCCGTCCTGGGAGCCGTGCTGATCGAGCCGAGGGCCCTGGACACCGCCCTCGAGCTGCTCACCCCCGACGACTTCCACCGGGTGTCGCACCGGCTCATCTTCCGGGCGATGGTCTCGCTGGCCTCCCGGTCGGAGGCGATCGATCCGGTCACCGTCCGCGCCGAGCTGGAGCGCGAGGGAGTGCTCGAGAAGGCGGGCGGCGCCGCCTACGTGGCGTCGCTCATCGACGGGCTGCCCCGGACCACCAACGTCGGCACGTACGCCCGGATCGTTCGCGACCGGTCGTTGCTGCGCCAGCTCCTCGGTGCCGCGGAAGACCTCCGGCAGCGCGCGGCGGAGGCCCGGATCCCCGCGGCCGAACTCATCGATCAGATGCAGGGACGGCTGTTCGCCCTGGCCGATGCGAGCCGCCGGGGCGGGTTCCAGGCGATCGAGCGCGTCGCGGCCGAGGGGATCCGCGTCCTCGAGGAGCTGTCGGAGAAGCGACAGCTCGTCACGGGGCTGTCCACCGGTTTCCGGTCGCTCGACTACTGCACGTCCGGGTTCCAGCGAGGCGACCTCATCATCCTCGCGGCCAGACCGTCGATGGGCAAGACGGCTCTGGCGCTCAACTTCGCCCAGCACGCCGCCGTCCACGAGGGTGCGGTCGTCGGGATCTTCTCGATGGAGATGCCGGCCCACCAGCTCTTCTTCCGGATGCTGGCGGCCGAGGGACTGATCGACTCCCACAAACTTCGCACCGGGAACCTGTCGAGCGAGGAGTGGGACAAGGTCACCGTGTGCTACGAGGCCCTCGCGAGGAGCGCGCTTTTCATCGACGACACCCCGGGCCTGACCCCGATGGAGATCCGCGCGAAGGCGCGCAAGCTCGCGGCCGATCGCGGGCTGGACCTGCTGGTGATCGACTATCTCCAGCTGATGCGCTCGGAGCGGCGTTCGGAATCCCGCCAGCAAGAGGTCTCGCAGATCAGCCGGGCGCTGAAGAGCATCGCCAAGGAGCTGAACGTCCCGGTGATCGCCCTGTCCCAGCTGTCGAGAGCTCCGGAGCAGCGCAAGGACGACCACCGCCCCCAGCTCTCCGATCTCCGGGAGTCGGGCTCGCTGGAGCAGGACGCCGATGTCGTCATGTTCATCTTCCGGCGGGAGGTGTACGAAAAGCCCGAGAAGAAGGCGGAATACGAAGGTCAGGCGGAGCTGATCATCGCCAAGCAACGCAACGGTCCGACACGGACCATTCCGCTCTACTTCGTCAAGGAGCACACCCGCTTCTACGAGCGCAAAGAAGATTGACGGAGGCCTCCGGAGCCCTGCCCAGCGGAGAGGCCGCCGGCGCGGCGGCCGATCTCCTAGACCGACCCGAACATCAAGAAGGATCTCCGGTCGGTGCTCTCGACCTTCGAGCAACTGGGGTCTTGGGCCCCGCACCCATCGCCACTGCACGAGGCGCCGCTACAGGCCGGCTGCCCGTCGATCTTCGTGGGACCGCAACCCGCGGGGCTAGAGGCCTGCGTGCAGCCGGAATGCGTGCACTTGACCGACAACGGTACGACGACCGCCCCGCCATCCAGCGGAACGATGAAGATCTTCGTCGTCTCGGCGTACCGGACACCGCCCGACGTACGGGTCACCGTGGCGACGGGCGATATGAAGTAGCCGAGGCCGGCTTCCTTGTTGGACGCGAACTGCGCTTCCTGTTCCGGCGTCAGCTCGTCGTGATAGCTGACGACGGTGCCGTTCGTTCCTCCCGGGTCCACCTCTGCGAGAATGATGTCCTTGACGCTGTCCGCTCCGGCGTACGGGATCGACGACACTGCGGCGACTCCTGCGAGAAGCGCAGCCATGACGAGCGGACGATTGGTCCTCCTGATCATCAGTCCCCCTTTCCAGCCGTTCGAATCGCGGCCCGACGAGGCAATCCTACCCCCCCGCGTCCGGTCAAGGGCCGGCATCCCGCGGTGGTCCGACCGCCCCGGGGTGGCGGCTGCCGCGAGGCGGGCAGGGCTTTCTCGAGGCTGCCGCCCCTGCGGCCGGCTACGACCCCCGGTCGCCGGCCGAACTCCGTCCACCGCGCTTGGCGTGCGGCGCGCTCGGAAGTTGTCGGACGGCCTTCCGGGGAGAGTTCGGACGCGAAACGGGCTCTTGCGCCGGCAGCCGATGGACCGCGCAAGGGACCGGCGTGCGCCCGAAACGGCGCACCGCCGTCGCGAACCCGTTGAAAAGCGAGGCGCTCGGACCGATGTCCGGTCACGGGCGGACGCTCCCGGACCGTCTCCCCGCCCGGCAGGCCCTTGGCGCAGCGCGCGGCACGTTTCCCGGCGCACAAAAAATCGGGGCCCCGGCCGGATCGCCAGGGCCCCAGGGGTGCGGAGGTCCCGAGAGGAGAGGGTTTTGTGTGGAGAGAGGCTCGTCGTCCTTTTCTGGGTGCGCCCTTTGCGTCGCCCCAGCGTTGGTTCGTTGCGTCCGCCGGCTCGTAATACAAGACCGGTGCCAGACCGGATCGAATTCCAACGAATTGAAAAGACGTGAGATCCGGGGGCTCGCCCGGCGCCGGCGCGCGGGGGCGCCGGTCAGAGGGACCGGACCGGCGGCGCGAATCCGGTCAGGCTGTCATCGCGCCCCACCCGCGGGCGGGTCGGTCCAGTCCCCGCGGCTCCGGATGAGAGCCACCAGGCGCTCGGGGGCCTGCTCCGAAGGGATGTCCTTTTCGACCAGCTCGCGTCCGGCGAACAGAGCCACCTTCCCCGGCCCCCACCCTACGTAGCCGTAGTCGGCGTCCGCCATCTCTCCGGGACCGTTCACGATGCAGCCCATCACGGCGATCCGGAGCTTGAGATGGCCGGTGACCTTCCGAACGCGTTCCGTGGTGCGCTCGAGGTCGAACAGCGTCCGCCCGCAGGACGGGCAGGCGATGTACTCCGCGCGCTCCAGGCGCCGCCTCGCCGCTCGGAGCAGGCCGTGCAGCCGTTCGGCCGTCCGTGACGCACCGGTCCCTTGCGCCGGCGCCCGCACCGCGTCGCCGATGCCCTCCAGCAGCAAGGGCCCGGCCACCCCACCGACCATGACGCAAGGCTCCTCCCCGGACGGCGCCGGGAGCGCCAACACGAGCGGGGCGCGGTGTCCCGCCCGCGCGAGGGCGCGGAGCAGGGTCCCATGCGCACGCGCGAACCGGTCCGGAGGAACCGACGGCCACAGTCCGACGGCCACGCCGGGGCGTACTCCCGCCGTGGCGGTGGCGAAGGTGCGGCAACTCTCCGCCCACTCGCCCTCGTCGTCCCCGGGAAGATCCAGAAGGAGAAGGAGCGGCGTGTCCGCCCACGCCTCCTCCCGTACGACCCGACCCGCCTCTTCGGCCGCCACCCGAAGCGCGATCCGGTCGCAGAGCCCCAGCGCCTGCCGCAGGACGGGGTCCCCCGCCCCGAGAGCCCGCCAGGCGGTCCGCTCCAACGTCAGTCCCCGCGCCGTTCCCGCCCGGGCGGCCAGCTCCCGGAGCCGCTCGACCGCGGCCGTGCCGCTGCCGGGGTTCGCCACAACGTCCACGAGGTCGGGCGGCGGACCGGCTTCCAGGCAGGAGGCCACGGCGGCCGCGTCACCGGCATCGACGACGACTTCCACCTGCGGGGGGGACCCGCCGCCGAAGGTCCGGCCTCCGATCTCGATCGGCGACGTCGCCCGCGCGGGCGGCGCCTCGGGTGGGACCCACGGCCCTGGGGGACGCGCGAACCGCCGCACGAGCTCGCGGGCGACCGGGATCTCGTTCAGTGGGTCTTCGGTGAGGGAGACGCGGACCGTGTCCCCGATCCCCTCCTGCAGCAGCGTCCCGATGCCGACCGCCGACTTCAGGCGCCCTTCCTCCCCCGCTCCGGCCTCCGTCACCCCGAGGTGCACCGGTAGCGGGACGCCCTCGGCATCGAGCCTGTCGACCAGCAAGCGGTAGGCCCGAACCATCACCTGCGGGTTGGAGGCCTTCATCGAGACGACCAGCCCTCGGTGGCCGCGATCGACCGCCACGCGCACGAACTCCATGGCCGACTCGACCATGCCCTCCGGCGTGTCGCCGTAACGGTGCATCATCCGGTCCGAGAGCGACCCGTGGTTGACCCCGATGCGGATCGCGACCCCGAGCTCGCGCGCGCGGTCGACCACCGGGGCGAAGAGCTCCGCGGCCCGCGCCGCGTCCCGGTCGAAGTTCCGCTCGTCGTAGGGCTGGCCGTCCAGCCGGCGCCGGTCCGCGAAGTTGCCCGGATTGATCCGGACCTTCTCCACGTGCTCGATCACCTCGAGCGCCAGCCGCGGGGTGAAGTGGATGTCGGCCACCAGCGGCACCGAGATCCCCTCCGCCCGGAGGATCTCCCGGATCCTGGGGAGCGCCGCGGCGTCCCGCCGCGAAGGGACCGTCACCCGCACGATGTCGCACCCGCCGCGGGCGAGCGCCGCCACCTGACGGGCCGTGGCCTCCGCGTCGGCGGTGGGAGTGGTGGTCATCGACTGGACGGCGATGGGTCGGTTCCCGCCGATCGGGACGGCGCCGATCCGGACTTCCCATGTCGGCCGCCGGTGGGGCGGCGCGGTGCCGGCGGCCGGGGCGGGCGCGAACGCCTCACAAGCCATACACGTCAACGCCGCGCTCGAGCATCTGCATCTGGCGCTCCCACTGGTACTTCAGGATCACCATCACTCGGAACGTCACGTCGGCGATGCGCCGGGTGGGGCTCTTCCAGTCCTTGTCGAGGCGCAGCCACGCGGAGAAGAGCGGTTTGCCTCCGAACATCTTCGCGGGGAGGTCCCAGCGGCCGTCCTTCCCCTGCTGCTCGAGGAGCCAGTCGAGGTATTCCATCAGCCGGGGGTAGCGGTTGATCAGTCCCAGCCGTGCGAACTGCTCGAGAAGGTAGAGCAGCTCGTCGAGCGTTCCGCTGCTGACATACTCGTCGATCGACCTGAAATGGACACCCCAGCCGCGCGGCATCGGGCCCCGGACCGTCCGGATCGTCCCGATCTCCTCTCCGAGGGACTGGTACTCGGGGGACATCATGTAATCGAAGATCTTCTTCAGGGCGTCCCGCCCCCGGCGCGTGTTCAACAGCGCCGGGCAGTGCGCGAACAGCCGCAGCGTGTACAGATCCGGGAGGAAGCAGTAGCCGTCCCGGAGGGCTTCCCGCCGGATCTGAGGCAGGCCGACGCCGACGTGTTCGACCGGATCCCGGCAGATCGGATCGGCGACGAACGCGCTGACCCGTTCGACGATGTCCGCGATCGCGTCGAGGACCTTCTTTTCTTCCCCCCATCCGCCCCGTTGGAGAAGTCCGAGTGCGACGATCCGGAGAAACCACCGGGCGTGGCGCTCGCGCAGCGGGTCCTGCTTCACCTGCTTGCCGAACTCGAACAGGGGCAGGTTCTTCTTCTGCGTGAGGAACGACTTCAGCAGCTTCGCCGCCTTGCGGATCTCCTTGACCTCGCGGTCCCAGCTCAGCTCGTAGAACGACCAGAGCACCTTCTCCGTCGACCGCTCGGCCTTGCGAGGGTCGCCGGCGTGGATCCGCCCGCCCCAGCTGCCGTCCTGCCGCTGGTAACGAAGCTCTCGTTTCGCCTGCGGCCAGTTCATCACCTCCTCGCGCAGCCGCGCGACGTTCGGATCCTCGACCGTCAGCGAGTGAAGCTCGGTGAGCACGCGGAAGCGGATCGGTGCGGAGGCGTGGACCACGAGCCATTCGCTCGGGTCGGCCCGCATCGGGGACTTCCAATCAGCCATCCGGTCTCCTCCAGGCGGCGGCCGGGCCCGCGCCGCGGCGGCCCGCCCCGTCAGGCCCTACGCGCTTCTCGGCGGCGCCGCGGCCGGCAGTGGGCTCCCGCTCTCGATCAGCTCCACGAACCGATCGAACAGGTCCCAGGTGTCGTGCGGCCCGGGAGCTCCTTCCGGGTGGAACTGCACCGAGAAGAGGGGGACCTCGCGATGCGCGAGTCCCTCCACCGTCCCGTCGTACAGGCTGACGTGGGTGACCTCGAGCTCGGCGGGCAGGGTGTCCGGGTCGACCGCGTAACCGTGGTTCTGCGAGGTGATGGCGACACGGCCGGTCGCCTGCTCCCGGACCGGATGATTCGTGCCCCGGTGGCCGAACTTGAGCTTGAACGTGCGCGCTCCGAGAGCCCGCGCGATCAGCTGATGCCCCAGGCAGATCCCGAAGATCGGGATCCTGCCCACCAGCGCGCGGATCGTGGCCGTGGGACCGGCGCACGCTTCGGGATCCCCCGGTCCGTTGCTCAGGAAGATCCCGTCCGGGCGGAGGGCGAGCGCATCGGCGGCGCTCGTCCCGGCGGGCACCACGGTGATCCGGAATCCGCGGGCGGCGAGCAGCCTCAGGATGTTCCGCTTGATCCCGAAATCGAACGCCACGACGTGGTACCCGCTGGCCCGGCGCGACGGGCGTGCTTCGATGAGCGGACCGCCGGCTTCCCTCCACGAATACGCCCGCCGGCAGGTCACCTCCCCGACGAGGTCGAGCGTCTCGATGCGGGGCGCCTGCCGCGCTCGCTCGACGGCCTGCTCGGGAGCAAGGGAGCCGGTCGACAGGCAACCGCGCAGCACACCCGCCGAGCGGATGTGCCGGGTGAGCGCCCGCGTGTCGATCCCCTCCAAGCCGGGCACCGCGTGGCGCCGGAGGTATCGGTCCAGCTCGCTCTGGGCCCTCCACGAAGAGCTGGATCGCGAGGCGGCGCGGACCACGAGGCCGGCCACCTGGGGCCGGTCCGATTCCGGATCCTCCGGATTGACCCCGGTGTTGCCCACGTGCGGGACGGTCAGCGTCACGATCTGCCCGCGGTACGAGGGATCGGTGACGATCTCCTGGTAGCCGGTCAGGCCCGTGTTGAAGACGACCTCGCCGGTGACCACGCCGGCGGCACCCAGACCGCGGCCCCGGAAGACCCGGCCGTCTTCCAGCGCG
The genomic region above belongs to Acidobacteriota bacterium and contains:
- the dnaB gene encoding replicative DNA helicase gives rise to the protein MTEPLRAGRIEPDTPALPWDEHAERAVLGAVLIEPRALDTALELLTPDDFHRVSHRLIFRAMVSLASRSEAIDPVTVRAELEREGVLEKAGGAAYVASLIDGLPRTTNVGTYARIVRDRSLLRQLLGAAEDLRQRAAEARIPAAELIDQMQGRLFALADASRRGGFQAIERVAAEGIRVLEELSEKRQLVTGLSTGFRSLDYCTSGFQRGDLIILAARPSMGKTALALNFAQHAAVHEGAVVGIFSMEMPAHQLFFRMLAAEGLIDSHKLRTGNLSSEEWDKVTVCYEALARSALFIDDTPGLTPMEIRAKARKLAADRGLDLLVIDYLQLMRSERRSESRQQEVSQISRALKSIAKELNVPVIALSQLSRAPEQRKDDHRPQLSDLRESGSLEQDADVVMFIFRREVYEKPEKKAEYEGQAELIIAKQRNGPTRTIPLYFVKEHTRFYERKED
- the ispG gene encoding 4-hydroxy-3-methylbut-2-en-1-yl diphosphate synthase, with amino-acid sequence MACEAFAPAPAAGTAPPHRRPTWEVRIGAVPIGGNRPIAVQSMTTTPTADAEATARQVAALARGGCDIVRVTVPSRRDAAALPRIREILRAEGISVPLVADIHFTPRLALEVIEHVEKVRINPGNFADRRRLDGQPYDERNFDRDAARAAELFAPVVDRARELGVAIRIGVNHGSLSDRMMHRYGDTPEGMVESAMEFVRVAVDRGHRGLVVSMKASNPQVMVRAYRLLVDRLDAEGVPLPVHLGVTEAGAGEEGRLKSAVGIGTLLQEGIGDTVRVSLTEDPLNEIPVARELVRRFARPPGPWVPPEAPPARATSPIEIGGRTFGGGSPPQVEVVVDAGDAAAVASCLEAGPPPDLVDVVANPGSGTAAVERLRELAARAGTARGLTLERTAWRALGAGDPVLRQALGLCDRIALRVAAEEAGRVVREEAWADTPLLLLLDLPGDDEGEWAESCRTFATATAGVRPGVAVGLWPSVPPDRFARAHGTLLRALARAGHRAPLVLALPAPSGEEPCVMVGGVAGPLLLEGIGDAVRAPAQGTGASRTAERLHGLLRAARRRLERAEYIACPSCGRTLFDLERTTERVRKVTGHLKLRIAVMGCIVNGPGEMADADYGYVGWGPGKVALFAGRELVEKDIPSEQAPERLVALIRSRGDWTDPPAGGAR
- a CDS encoding carbamoyl-phosphate synthase small subunit yields the protein MDALLALEDGRVFRGRGLGAAGVVTGEVVFNTGLTGYQEIVTDPSYRGQIVTLTVPHVGNTGVNPEDPESDRPQVAGLVVRAASRSSSSWRAQSELDRYLRRHAVPGLEGIDTRALTRHIRSAGVLRGCLSTGSLAPEQAVERARQAPRIETLDLVGEVTCRRAYSWREAGGPLIEARPSRRASGYHVVAFDFGIKRNILRLLAARGFRITVVPAGTSAADALALRPDGIFLSNGPGDPEACAGPTATIRALVGRIPIFGICLGHQLIARALGARTFKLKFGHRGTNHPVREQATGRVAITSQNHGYAVDPDTLPAELEVTHVSLYDGTVEGLAHREVPLFSVQFHPEGAPGPHDTWDLFDRFVELIESGSPLPAAAPPRSA